The nucleotide window GCGCAGCTACGGCACTATCCGGGTCGAGTCGCCATGAGGCTGGCCTGGTTGAACGTTCGAACCCTGGCAGCCTCGCTTTACCTGCTGGTGTTTTTGACAGCATGTGATGGCGCTCGCCAGCAACAGTCGATCCTCAACCCGGAAGGGCCGCGTGCGGAGTCCGTCCACGGTCTCTGGCTTCTGATGCTGATTTTGGGCAGCATCGTGTGGATCCTCGTCACCGTAGCCACCATTGTTGCGGTTGTGCGGCGGCGGAGCCGCGAGGACGTTGACCAGACGACCGAGGGCGAGGACAGCTACGGAGCAACCGGCGAGGGGCCTTCCTGGGCTCGTAGCCGCGGAAACAAGGCACAGACCCTCTGGATCGTTGCTTTCGCCGGGGCGATCGTTCCCGCCGTCGTCATCCTGATCGTGACTGCCGTTTCCACCATTGTCCTCCGGGATATCGATCCGAACGAGGCGGGCGACGGCACTGTCGTGGAGGTGACCGGGCATCAGTACTGGTGGGAAGTGCGTTACCCCGGACTTGACGTCATCACCGCGAACGAGATCCACATCCCGGTCGGGGAGCGCGTGGAGCTGCAGGTGAACTCCAGTGACGTCATCCACAGTTTCTGGGTGCCGGAGCTCAGCGGAAAAATGGACATGATTCCCGGGCGGTCCAACTCCATCTGGCTCGAAGCGGACGAGCCGGGCATCTACTGGGGCCAATGCTCGGAGTACTGCGGCGAGCAGCACGCAAAGATGCGGTTTGTTGTGGTAGCGCATCAACCGGAGGAATTCTCGGGCTGGATCTCGGCTCAGCGGGAAACAGCCGAGCCGCCCACCCTTCCAACTGCCAAGACGGACGAACCACCGCTGGTGGAGGAAAGTGAAGTACTCGCGCGGGGCCGCGAAGTGTTCATGTCTTCCTCCTGCGTCTACTGTCACGCCATCAACGGCACAGCGGCCGCCGGCGAGGCGGGGCCGGATCTGACGCACCTCGCCAGCAGGGAAACCCTTGCCGCGGGCGTACTGCCGAATGACCGGGGCAATCTCGCCGGGTGGATTCTGAACCCCCAGTCCATCAAGCCGGGTGCACTGATGCCCGGAACAGACCTTGACGGAGACGAATTACAGGCGCTCCTGACCTATCTCGAAAGCCTGGAGTAGCGATGGCGGCCTCGACCCAGCCGCTGTCCAAGGACAGCTTCGACCAGATCTGGTCCAACCCACCGGGCCTGCGGGGCTTCTTCAGCGTCGTTCAGCACAAGAACGTCGGCGTGCGGTACATGGTCACCGCCTTCGTGCTGTTCCTGGTCGGAGGG belongs to Arthrobacter tumbae and includes:
- the coxB gene encoding cytochrome c oxidase subunit II, encoding MNVRTLAASLYLLVFLTACDGARQQQSILNPEGPRAESVHGLWLLMLILGSIVWILVTVATIVAVVRRRSREDVDQTTEGEDSYGATGEGPSWARSRGNKAQTLWIVAFAGAIVPAVVILIVTAVSTIVLRDIDPNEAGDGTVVEVTGHQYWWEVRYPGLDVITANEIHIPVGERVELQVNSSDVIHSFWVPELSGKMDMIPGRSNSIWLEADEPGIYWGQCSEYCGEQHAKMRFVVVAHQPEEFSGWISAQRETAEPPTLPTAKTDEPPLVEESEVLARGREVFMSSSCVYCHAINGTAAAGEAGPDLTHLASRETLAAGVLPNDRGNLAGWILNPQSIKPGALMPGTDLDGDELQALLTYLESLE